The genomic stretch CCATGGTTGGCATGACCGGGGGTAAACAGATCAATGTTTAAATTAAGCCACACTAAATCTGTTTTATTCGTTCCCGCCGCCCTCATTGGGGCGTTCATTACGGTTATCGGCGCAGTGTTACTAACGGTAATCATTATCGTGTCTAACACCTCTGCCCCTCAAACATCGCTCATTGCTTTTTTTATCAGCCCCTGGGCTTCCCCCTGGTTTTTGGGGAATACCCTGGATGGAATAGCATTACTGCTCACCGCGTCCATGGGCATAACCATAGCTTTTAGGGGCGGCTGCTTTAACCTGGGCGCCGAAGGACAGGTTTACCTTGGCGGTATCGCCGCTTCGGCGGTACTCCTCAGTCCCGCAAGCGGGAATGGGGCGTCCGCGGGGCTGCTCTGTCTTGCCTGCCTTGCAGCTATGGCTGCAGGGGGCGCCATGGGAGCGCTTTCGGGAATCCTAAAAAGGCGCTTTGGGGCAAATGAATTGATCACCTCGTTTCTGCTGTCCGCGGCCCTGGTTCCGGTGGCGGATTACCTCATCTCGGGCCCCCTGCGGAATCCCGGGGGAAACCTTCTGGCTACCCAGCGCTTTGCCGCAAACCGGCTGCTCCCGCGGCTGCTCCCCCCCTCAAATCTTTCGCTTTCCTTTGTGTTTGCCCTGGGCCTGATCCTTCTTGGACATATCTTCCTCTACAAAACCGTCTGGGGTTACCGGTTCAAAACCGCCGGTTCCGCCCCGGAATTTGCCCGCTACGGAGGGATTAATCCCGAACAGCGCTGGATTCCGGCTATGACCGTATCGGGCAGCCTTGCGGGGCTCGCCGGGTTTTTCGCCGTGGCCGGTACCTACGGACTTTGCCACCAGGGCTTTTCCGGCGGCCTCGGCTGGAACGCCATAGCGGTGGCCCTCATCGCCCGGAACCGGCCCTTGGCGCTGATCCCCGCGGCCCTTATTTACGGCTGGCTTAAGGCCGGTTCCGAATCGGCCCTTTTGGCCCGGGGTTTGAACTTTGAAACTTCGGCCTTCATTCAGGCGGTGGTTCTTATCCTTGCCACAATCCACTTCTCGGCGCCGCTTATCCTAAAGTCACCTTTTAAGAAGGAATCAACCCCATGACAGGCCTCTTTTCCGCTGAAATGATACGGAGCTTACTCAGTTCCGCCGCCCCCCTGATGATGGGCAGCTTAGGGGCGCTCTTTACAGAATTATCAGGAACCTTGGGAATTTTTATTGAAGGCTTTATGACCCTGGGGTCTTTCTTTTCCTGGATCTTCGCCGGCTGGACCGGATC from Treponema primitia ZAS-1 encodes the following:
- a CDS encoding ABC transporter permease codes for the protein MFKLSHTKSVLFVPAALIGAFITVIGAVLLTVIIIVSNTSAPQTSLIAFFISPWASPWFLGNTLDGIALLLTASMGITIAFRGGCFNLGAEGQVYLGGIAASAVLLSPASGNGASAGLLCLACLAAMAAGGAMGALSGILKRRFGANELITSFLLSAALVPVADYLISGPLRNPGGNLLATQRFAANRLLPRLLPPSNLSLSFVFALGLILLGHIFLYKTVWGYRFKTAGSAPEFARYGGINPEQRWIPAMTVSGSLAGLAGFFAVAGTYGLCHQGFSGGLGWNAIAVALIARNRPLALIPAALIYGWLKAGSESALLARGLNFETSAFIQAVVLILATIHFSAPLILKSPFKKESTP